The following is a genomic window from Adhaeribacter radiodurans.
AAAGTTATTTTGGAGTTACAGGCGGCCGCAAACTTTTACTATGCTTAACTAAAATGTAGTTGATGATTTTATATAAAGAGCTTGATTCTATTCCGGCATTTACCAAAGCCATTAGAAAATTCTGGATATTAGACAATTTGGCAAATGACGGGGCGAGCGAACCTAAGTTTGCCTTGCCTAATGGGTGTTTTACTTTAGCTTTTATTTCCGGCGAAGGAGTTACTATTTCCAGTGCCGCAGGTACCGCAATTATAAAAGAAGGTATTTACTTATTCGGGCAACTAACTACAAAGTTAGGTTTATGCGTAAAGCCTTTTACTAAAGCCATTATGGCTCAACTGCATCCTTGGGCAGTGGCTTTTTTTACCAACCTTCCGTTGCATGAGCTTACTAATACGTTCTTAAGTTTTCAAGAAGCCAACCCTACGCTTTATAAAAAAATCAAAAAACTTGATTTAGTAAATGAAACCCTGGTAGTAGATCAGTTTTACCAGAGTTTTGAGCCTATTTTATGGCAGGCTGCCAAACCCAACCTACTGGCCCATATGTGTGAAGGCATTTATTTAAATACCACAAATGATGCTTTTCGAACAAGAACTTTCTCGGCGCAACTAGGATACTCCGAGCGGTTTATTCAAAAAAAATTTAAAAATCAGATTGGTCTCACGCCAAAAGAATTCTACTTGATTATTAAAATGCGCAATCTGCTGAGACAACTAAATACCCCAAAACAAAGCTATAGCTTCACAGAATTAGCTTTGCATTACGGGTTTTACGACCAATCTCATTTTATTAAAACTTTTACGGGTATAATGCAGATTTCTCCTAAAAATTATTCTGCCCAAGATTATATTCTTCCTTTTGCCGAAATTACTTAAAGCTATTCGCTTTTTTACAATTTTACCTGGCTGCCCTCTTTTAAGTTTGTTTTGCTTTTAGCCGCAAAATGCCTCATAAAAGCACACCACTTATTATAAATTGCTATGTTTATTCGCCGCACAGTACCACCCGGCTTGCTGTTGAGCTTTTGGTTAATTTTAAGTTTTTGTACGCATCCGCTTGTGGCTCAGGCACTGTACGACTCCTTAGATGCTAAACTTTCTGCTATTTACCAACAAGATCGGCTACCCGGTTTAAGTGTGGTTATGGTGAATAAAAAAGGCGTGCTCTATCAAAAAAACTGGGGGTATGTCCGCCTAGCCGAGCAGCAAGTGTATAGCAACCATACCATCCAAAATATCGGATCGGTTAGTAAAACGTTTATTGCGGCCGCTTTAATGAAAGCCATCGAACAAGGTTATTTTACTTTGGAAACCGATATCAATACCATTTTGCCATTTCCGGTAATTAACCCAAATGTGCCGCAGCAGCCAATCAAAATAAAACATTTAGTAATGCATACTTCCGGCATTATTGATAACGAAGCAATTTATTTAAAAACGTATTTGTTTGATACTACCGGCGTTTACAGCAAACCAGCCTACCACCTTTTAAAACAAAAAGGCTATACCGGTGGCATGTTGGATACATCGTTATCTGCTTTTATGTATGCTTATTTAAGCCAAAAGGGGAATTTATATGGTAAAGCTAATTTTGCCGTAAACCCACCCGGCACATCTTACCACTACAGCAACATTGCTTCAGCTTTGGCAGGCTACCTGATAGAAGTAAAAACAGGGATGTCGTTTGCCACCTACACCCAAAAGTATATTCTGGCACCTTTACAAATGACGCATTCGGGCTGGTATTTACATGACATTGATCAAACATTACACGCTAACCTGTATTATAACCGGGAGCAAGCTTTGCCGTTTTACTCCGAAATTACTTACCCGGATGGCAGCTTAAGAACCTGTACCGCAGACATGAGCAAATACCTGATAGAAATGATAAAAGGCTACCAGGGAACCTCATCGTTATTAACGCGAGCCTCATTTCAGGCAATGTTCCAACCACAATTTTCAGCTACTAATTACCCGGAGGGTATAGCTATTAGTAAGCGCAATAAAGGTGTATTCTGGAATATTTATAACAGTGGCATCATCAGCCAGGATGGCGATGATCCGGGAGTGAGTACGTACTTATTCTTTAATGTAAAAACGGGTGTTGGCGGTTTTTTATGGTTAATCAATACATCGACAAAACCAGGATTATTCAGGTTTTAGAAACTTACTCCACGCTCCTGGCCAAACAGAAGCCCCGAAAAAGATAAATTGTTAAAAATTGTGCTTGTTTCGGGTAGATCTACTTTACCACTAGTAAAGAATTTTTATTTCCATTTTCTTCTATGTTTGCGGTATTACCGGGGTCCAGAATCCAGTTATTATCCACCACAATTTTGTATTGATATTTACCGGGCGCTAAATCCAAGCGGCAAATCCATGTGTCGCCTTGTTTTACAAAAAAGTGATGATAGGCATTCCAGTTGTTAAAGCTTCCGGCTACCGTAATAAGCTTGGCATTGTTATAACCTTTCAGTTTAAGCTCCGCATTGCCTTTTGGTGGTTTGGTAGCGGCTAGCTGGTCGGCAATATGCTTGGCTTCTTTGTTTTCCGGGTCTAGGGCGTATGCTTTTAAATAGTTGGTGATGGCGGCTTCTTTTTCGCCGTTGAGCAAGCAGGCATACGCGTAACTATCATACACATTCGCCGATTGCGGGTAGGCTTCCAGGTTTAGCTGTAATACTTCCTTGCCTTCTGCTACTTTACCACTGCGGAGTAACTGGTAACCAATGTTGTTCATTTCCTTCTCCGCAATGGCTGGTGTATGATCAGGTTTTAAAAAAGGTTGAATGGCCGCCGTTACGCCTTGCTTCGGAATATGCTGCCGGAATAAAAATCCGGGACTGGTATACTGTTCGTAATTAATAAGTGCCAGGGCGGGTTGCTCTTTGCCAGTGGTTAGTTGCAGTAATTTACGGGTTATACTTAAGCCATTATTGCTATTGGTAAAATACACCACACCCATTTTTTCTTTCGGATAAGCGACCATATAACACCGAAAACTATCGTTGTCGCCCCAATGCCAAAAAGATTTACCATCCGGGGTTAATTGTAACCCCACTCCTAAGCCCCAGGATACAGATTTAGACGAAGTACCGGCCGCAACGGCTTTATCGGTTGGCTCCGGAACCTGCGGGGTGAACATGGCTAGTAAAGTTTGTTTTTTCAGGCCGGTACCTTTTAGTAAGGCGGTAATAAAAGCTGCGTAATCGGGAGCCGTAGTGTGCAACGAAGCCGCTGCGTTGGCGGAATTAGGCTTATTTTTCGGTAAAGGATTACTAAAAGCATCGTGCGGGGTGGCCGTTTTCGCGTCAAAATCGGGGCGCCAGATATAGCTGCTGTTGGGCATGCCCAGGGGTTTAAACACTTTTTCGGTTACCAAATCATTCAGCGGTTTGCCAGTTATTTTTTCTACTACTTTCTGCAAATACACATAGCCCTCGCCGGAATAGCTAAACTTTTGACCCGGTTCAAAGTTAATGCGCAATGAGTCGTTGTTGCGCCAATTCGGGAACCCGGATGTATGACTCAACACCATGCGGGCCGTAATCTTTTTGTAGCGCTCATCATGTGCAATATCCGGGTAAGGCAGATACGTATACAGGGGCTTATCCAAGTTTAGTAAGCCTTCATCAACTAATTGCAGGCAGGTATAGGCAAAAACTGGTTTACTTAAAGAAGCGGCTTCGAAAACGGTGTTAATAGCCATTTTTTTACTGGTTTCCGCGTTTTTAACGCCGTAAACCTGCGTATAATGCATTCTGCCATCTTTGATTACCGCAATAGCCAGGCCTGGAATACCCGCACTGTCGAGTAGTTGGGGAATGGTCTGGTTTAACTTAGTAATTAAGGGCGCTTCCGGCAATATATTTTGCTGGGCCAAACTACTAACCGATTGACCCGTAAAGGCTAAACTCAGGCCCAAAACCAGCCATTTTTTTAATTTTTGTGTTGCCGACAACATAAAAATACCTTTTGCCTGACTCGCGCAGGAAT
Proteins encoded in this region:
- a CDS encoding helix-turn-helix transcriptional regulator; the encoded protein is MILYKELDSIPAFTKAIRKFWILDNLANDGASEPKFALPNGCFTLAFISGEGVTISSAAGTAIIKEGIYLFGQLTTKLGLCVKPFTKAIMAQLHPWAVAFFTNLPLHELTNTFLSFQEANPTLYKKIKKLDLVNETLVVDQFYQSFEPILWQAAKPNLLAHMCEGIYLNTTNDAFRTRTFSAQLGYSERFIQKKFKNQIGLTPKEFYLIIKMRNLLRQLNTPKQSYSFTELALHYGFYDQSHFIKTFTGIMQISPKNYSAQDYILPFAEIT
- a CDS encoding serine hydrolase domain-containing protein — its product is MFIRRTVPPGLLLSFWLILSFCTHPLVAQALYDSLDAKLSAIYQQDRLPGLSVVMVNKKGVLYQKNWGYVRLAEQQVYSNHTIQNIGSVSKTFIAAALMKAIEQGYFTLETDINTILPFPVINPNVPQQPIKIKHLVMHTSGIIDNEAIYLKTYLFDTTGVYSKPAYHLLKQKGYTGGMLDTSLSAFMYAYLSQKGNLYGKANFAVNPPGTSYHYSNIASALAGYLIEVKTGMSFATYTQKYILAPLQMTHSGWYLHDIDQTLHANLYYNREQALPFYSEITYPDGSLRTCTADMSKYLIEMIKGYQGTSSLLTRASFQAMFQPQFSATNYPEGIAISKRNKGVFWNIYNSGIISQDGDDPGVSTYLFFNVKTGVGGFLWLINTSTKPGLFRF
- a CDS encoding serine hydrolase; translated protein: MHSCASQAKGIFMLSATQKLKKWLVLGLSLAFTGQSVSSLAQQNILPEAPLITKLNQTIPQLLDSAGIPGLAIAVIKDGRMHYTQVYGVKNAETSKKMAINTVFEAASLSKPVFAYTCLQLVDEGLLNLDKPLYTYLPYPDIAHDERYKKITARMVLSHTSGFPNWRNNDSLRINFEPGQKFSYSGEGYVYLQKVVEKITGKPLNDLVTEKVFKPLGMPNSSYIWRPDFDAKTATPHDAFSNPLPKNKPNSANAAASLHTTAPDYAAFITALLKGTGLKKQTLLAMFTPQVPEPTDKAVAAGTSSKSVSWGLGVGLQLTPDGKSFWHWGDNDSFRCYMVAYPKEKMGVVYFTNSNNGLSITRKLLQLTTGKEQPALALINYEQYTSPGFLFRQHIPKQGVTAAIQPFLKPDHTPAIAEKEMNNIGYQLLRSGKVAEGKEVLQLNLEAYPQSANVYDSYAYACLLNGEKEAAITNYLKAYALDPENKEAKHIADQLAATKPPKGNAELKLKGYNNAKLITVAGSFNNWNAYHHFFVKQGDTWICRLDLAPGKYQYKIVVDNNWILDPGNTANIEENGNKNSLLVVK